A single region of the Plasmodium malariae genome assembly, chromosome: 7 genome encodes:
- the NFU1 gene encoding NifU-like protein, putative — protein MIHFKNISCCKRLYLRRKITLNIYKKTFVHFSTHMNALNKCLVTKRINPMSFCTTKNTDYVNYMNEINNFIDIFQKNSDNSSSNEQNIISILQKIKSEKKYETSEDIMEIISSIKLLIEKRVRPIIVNDGGDIKFICFDVDNGVVYVQLEGACVTCSQSEITLQYMIKNMLVYYISEIKEIKNVSKNGVIL, from the exons atgattcattttaaaaatatatcttgcTGTAAACGATTATATCTCAGGAGGAAGATAAcattaaacatttataaaaaaacatttgtTCATTTCTCAACTCATATGAATGCTTTAAATAAATGTCTGGTAACTAAAAGAATAAATCCTATGTCTTTTTGTACGACAAAAAATACCGATTATGTCAATTATatgaatgaaataaataattttattgatatatttcaaaaaaattcagACAACAGTTCCTCCAATGAGCAAAATATCATTTCTATATTACAAAAgataaaaagtgaaaaaaaatatgaaacaaGCGAAGATATCATGGAAATTATAAGTAGcataaaattgttaataGAGAAAAGAGTTCGTCCAATAATTGTAAATGATGGCGgagatataaaatttatttgtttcgACGTAGATAATG GCGTAGTTTATGTGCAATTGGAAGGAGCATGTGTTACCTGCTCACAAAGTGAAATAACGCTGCAAtacatgataaaaaatatgctaGTATACTACATATCTGAAATtaaggaaattaaaaatgtgtCAAAAAATGGAGTTATTctttag